From the Theobroma cacao cultivar B97-61/B2 chromosome 2, Criollo_cocoa_genome_V2, whole genome shotgun sequence genome, one window contains:
- the LOC18608259 gene encoding polyadenylate-binding protein 3 encodes MEGDDVNMAAAESTETDLDDMKRRLKEMEEEAAALREMQAKVEKEMGSVQDPAAAATSQANREEVDSRSVFVGNVDYSCTPEEVQQHFQSCGTVNRVTIRTDKYGQPKGYAYVEFLEAEAVQEALVLNESELHGRQLKVTAKRTNIPGMKQYRPRRSNPFMRPRGPFMAPYFFAPYGYGKVPRLRMATRYSPYF; translated from the exons atgGAAGGAGACGATGTAAACATGGCAGCTGCCGAATCCACTGAAACT GACCTGGATGACATGAAAAGAAGGTTAAAAGAGATGGAGGAAGAAGCCGCTGCTCTTCGTGAGATGCAAGCGAAGGTCGAGAAGGAGATGGGTTCCGTACAAG ATCCTGCTGCTGCAGCTACATCTCAGGCAAATCGAGAGGAAGTAGATTCCCGGTCAGTCTTTGTGGGCAAT GTGGATTATTCATGTACACCTGAAGAAGTTCAACAGCATTTCCAGTCTTGTGGGACTGTAAATAGGGTTACTATTCGTACTGACAAGTATGGCCAGCCAAAGGGTTATGCTTATGTGGAGTTCCTTGAAGCTGAGGCTGTTCAAGAGGCTCTTGTTCTGAATGAATCCGAACTACATGGCAGGCAATTGAAG GTTACTGCTAAGCGGACCAATATACCTGGGATGAAACAATATCGTCCACGTCGGTCCAACCCTTTTATGCGACCTAGGGGTCCATTTATGGCTCCATATTTCTTTGCTCCTTATGGATATGG GAAGGTTCCAAGGTTGAGAATGGCAACACGTTACAGCCCCTACTTTTAA